From the Hallerella porci genome, one window contains:
- a CDS encoding acetyl-CoA carboxylase biotin carboxyl carrier protein subunit, whose amino-acid sequence MFKLKVKVGDKVTKNQEIAVLEAMKMENSIISPCDGTVASIDVKEQDSVSEGQVLMTIA is encoded by the coding sequence GTGTTCAAGCTCAAGGTGAAAGTGGGCGATAAGGTAACGAAGAACCAAGAAATCGCCGTTCTCGAAGCGATGAAAATGGAAAACTCCATCATCAGCCCGTGCGACGGTACCGTTGCTTCCATCGATGTTAAGGAACAGGACTCGGTCTCGGAAGGTCAAGTCCTGATGACCATCGCCTAA